One Burkholderia cepacia genomic window carries:
- a CDS encoding DoxX family protein — protein sequence MNGAIRRIDAYAAALLRPLARSRVVRWPALLGLCAAYLQGGLHKAGDFGAAVAEMRHFGVEPAAPVAALVIAVELVAPLLILTGVLRWLGAGVLAGFTLFAAYVANAFWHAPPDARFGATAAFLEHVGLACAFVLLALHDLHERGADDHAAGPQ from the coding sequence ATGAACGGCGCCATCCGCCGGATCGACGCGTACGCGGCCGCGCTGCTGCGGCCGCTCGCGCGCAGCCGGGTCGTGCGCTGGCCGGCCCTGCTCGGCCTGTGCGCCGCATATCTGCAAGGCGGCCTGCACAAGGCCGGCGACTTCGGCGCGGCCGTCGCCGAGATGCGGCACTTCGGCGTCGAGCCGGCCGCGCCGGTCGCCGCGCTCGTGATCGCCGTCGAGCTGGTCGCGCCGCTGCTGATCCTCACCGGCGTGCTGCGCTGGCTCGGCGCCGGCGTGCTCGCGGGCTTCACGCTGTTCGCCGCGTACGTCGCGAACGCGTTCTGGCACGCGCCGCCCGATGCGCGCTTCGGGGCCACGGCCGCGTTCCTCGAACACGTCGGCCTCGCGTGCGCGTTCGTACTGCTCGCGCTTCACGATCTGCACGAGCGCGGCGCAGACGATCACGCCGCCGGCCCCCAATAG
- a CDS encoding alginate export family protein, whose amino-acid sequence MRKADAVFRPPRASAGVCAALLGAPLLAALALAPTPAAAQETDAPIVPDALPTQRPAIMTNRWQERWYALANPALRTEPLDSLKYIPLSSTDPYSYVSLGASLRERFESTDAGNFGVGHTAGDSYLIQRFHFNVDVHLNRHVELYTEFEDARAFGKNTVTPTDKNPLDLRLAFVSFVQPFDAGTLKFRVGRQDFLFDLQRFVSSRDGPNVRQSFDAVWANWVSGPWRVIGFVSQPVQYRDDKPFDDTSNPHMRFHTIRIERQVLGKNELSAYYSLYERDNAHYVGARGNERRNVFDARFAGAANGIDWDLEAMGQTGRVGPANVRAWAAGSRIGYTFAKAAWTPRIGLQIDAASGDRHPGDGTLGTFNPLFPNGYYFTLAGFTGYSNLIHVKPSITVKPMPKLTLLGALALQWRATTDDAVYTQPANPVAGTAGHGTRWTGAYAQVRADYTFNSHLTGAVEGVYYAVGDTIRAAGGHNSEYLGVELKFGW is encoded by the coding sequence ATGCGCAAAGCCGACGCCGTGTTTCGACCGCCTCGCGCATCGGCCGGCGTCTGCGCCGCGCTGCTCGGCGCACCCCTGCTCGCGGCGCTGGCGCTCGCGCCGACGCCGGCCGCCGCGCAGGAGACCGACGCGCCGATCGTGCCGGACGCGCTGCCGACGCAGCGCCCCGCGATCATGACGAACCGCTGGCAGGAACGCTGGTATGCGCTCGCGAATCCGGCGTTGCGCACCGAGCCGCTCGACAGCCTCAAGTACATCCCGTTGTCGTCGACCGATCCGTACAGCTACGTGTCGCTGGGCGCGAGCCTGCGCGAGCGTTTCGAATCGACCGACGCGGGCAATTTCGGCGTCGGGCATACGGCGGGCGATTCGTACCTGATCCAGCGTTTTCACTTCAACGTCGACGTGCACCTCAACCGGCACGTCGAGCTGTACACCGAGTTCGAGGATGCGCGCGCGTTCGGCAAGAACACCGTGACGCCCACCGACAAGAACCCGCTCGACCTGCGGCTCGCGTTCGTGTCGTTCGTGCAGCCGTTCGACGCCGGCACGCTCAAGTTCCGCGTCGGGCGGCAGGATTTCCTGTTCGACTTGCAGCGCTTCGTGTCGTCGCGCGACGGCCCGAACGTGCGTCAGTCGTTCGACGCGGTCTGGGCGAACTGGGTCAGCGGCCCGTGGCGCGTGATCGGCTTCGTCAGCCAGCCGGTCCAGTATCGCGACGACAAGCCGTTCGACGACACGTCGAACCCGCACATGCGCTTCCATACGATCCGGATCGAGCGCCAGGTGCTCGGCAAGAACGAGCTATCCGCGTACTACTCGCTGTACGAGCGCGACAACGCGCACTACGTCGGCGCGCGCGGCAACGAACGCCGCAACGTGTTCGACGCGCGCTTCGCGGGTGCGGCCAACGGCATCGACTGGGATCTCGAAGCGATGGGGCAGACCGGCCGCGTCGGCCCCGCGAACGTGCGCGCGTGGGCGGCGGGCTCGCGCATCGGCTACACGTTCGCGAAGGCTGCGTGGACGCCCCGCATCGGGCTGCAGATCGACGCGGCGTCCGGCGACCGGCACCCGGGCGACGGCACGCTCGGCACGTTCAATCCGCTGTTTCCGAACGGCTACTATTTCACGCTCGCCGGCTTCACCGGCTACTCGAACCTGATTCACGTGAAGCCGTCGATCACGGTCAAGCCGATGCCGAAGCTCACGCTGCTCGGCGCGCTGGCGCTCCAGTGGCGCGCGACGACGGACGACGCGGTCTACACGCAGCCGGCCAACCCGGTCGCGGGCACGGCCGGACACGGCACGCGCTGGACCGGCGCGTATGCGCAGGTGCGCGCGGACTACACGTTCAACAGCCACCTGACGGGGGCCGTCGAAGGCGTGTACTACGCGGTGGGCGACACGATCCGGGCCGCGGGCGGCCACAACAGCGAGTACCTGGGCGTCGAGCTGAAGTTTGGATGGTGA
- a CDS encoding YoaK family protein: MTDNKLPVLLSFNGGFVDTAGFLALQGLFTAHVTGNFVTLGATLVSGTSGAIAKLAALPVFCIAIVLATVCANRLNARGANALRVMLFAQAALLTCGAVLAVGIGPFPDSDALPALATGMTLVVAMAVQNALHRLHLSDAPPTTLMTGTVTQIMISLGERIGSRAPRKPGDDARLRRMTVSVAAFAAGCGAAAGLYLAAGLWCLFLPPLLVMIGWAGARRAAPEAAAH; the protein is encoded by the coding sequence ATGACCGACAACAAACTGCCCGTGCTGCTCAGCTTCAACGGCGGCTTCGTCGACACGGCCGGCTTTCTCGCGCTGCAAGGCCTCTTCACCGCGCACGTGACCGGCAACTTCGTCACGCTCGGCGCCACGCTCGTGTCCGGCACATCCGGCGCGATCGCGAAGCTCGCGGCACTGCCCGTGTTCTGCATCGCGATCGTGCTGGCAACCGTCTGCGCGAACCGGCTGAACGCGCGCGGCGCCAACGCGCTGCGCGTGATGCTGTTCGCGCAGGCCGCGCTGCTGACGTGCGGCGCAGTGCTCGCGGTGGGCATCGGCCCGTTCCCCGACAGCGATGCGCTGCCCGCGCTCGCGACCGGCATGACGCTCGTCGTCGCGATGGCCGTGCAGAACGCGCTGCACCGCCTGCACCTGTCCGACGCGCCGCCGACCACGCTGATGACGGGCACCGTCACGCAGATCATGATCTCGCTCGGCGAGCGCATCGGCTCGCGTGCGCCGCGCAAGCCGGGCGACGATGCGCGGCTGCGCAGGATGACGGTCAGCGTCGCCGCGTTCGCCGCCGGTTGCGGCGCGGCGGCCGGCCTCTATCTGGCCGCCGGCCTGTGGTGCCTGTTCCTGCCGCCGCTGCTCGTGATGATCGGGTGGGCCGGTGCGCGACGCGCCGCACCCGAGGCGGCCGCGCACTGA
- a CDS encoding VOC family protein produces MKLNALLLSAALGLAVSIGATGTSYAAQPPVAAQTVAVAPQYDTTHVYVAPEDVDRFVASFLATFGGKSTPQVVATVTPTPSSTTSQLLQTPVGTVSLFGFKTPVPYPFGAERTGYLVSDIDRAIRDARAAGASVLVETFPDPIGRDAVIQWPGGVNMQLYVHTTKPDYAPFERVPENRVYVPRDVANALIRGFVRFSNGKVVSDVARAPGVEIGRPDDHYRRVRIESPFGKMVVLVTDGQLPYPYGRDTTGYEVASLAQTLDKAKAAGVTVLVPPYAADGRDAAIVQFPGGYVAEIHQVTQP; encoded by the coding sequence ATGAAACTCAACGCGCTTCTCCTGTCCGCGGCACTCGGCCTGGCCGTTTCGATCGGCGCGACCGGCACGTCGTACGCCGCCCAGCCGCCCGTCGCGGCGCAAACCGTTGCGGTCGCGCCGCAGTACGACACGACCCACGTGTACGTCGCCCCCGAAGACGTCGACCGCTTCGTCGCGAGCTTCCTCGCGACCTTCGGCGGCAAGAGCACGCCGCAGGTCGTCGCGACCGTCACGCCGACGCCGAGCTCGACCACGTCGCAACTGCTGCAGACGCCGGTCGGCACGGTCTCGCTGTTCGGCTTCAAGACGCCCGTGCCCTACCCGTTCGGCGCGGAACGCACCGGCTACCTCGTGAGCGACATCGACCGCGCGATCCGCGATGCGCGCGCGGCCGGCGCGAGCGTGCTGGTCGAGACGTTCCCGGACCCGATCGGCCGCGACGCCGTGATCCAGTGGCCGGGCGGCGTCAACATGCAGCTCTACGTCCATACGACGAAGCCGGACTACGCGCCGTTCGAGCGCGTGCCGGAGAACCGCGTCTACGTGCCGCGCGACGTCGCCAACGCGCTGATCCGCGGGTTCGTGCGCTTCTCGAACGGCAAGGTGGTGTCCGACGTCGCGCGCGCGCCCGGCGTCGAGATCGGCCGACCCGACGACCACTATCGCCGGGTCCGGATCGAATCGCCGTTCGGCAAAATGGTCGTCCTCGTGACGGACGGCCAGCTGCCCTATCCGTACGGCCGCGACACCACCGGCTACGAGGTCGCCAGCCTCGCGCAAACGCTCGACAAGGCCAAGGCCGCGGGCGTGACCGTGCTCGTGCCGCCGTACGCGGCGGACGGGCGCGACGCCGCGATCGTGCAGTTCCCCGGCGGCTACGTCGCCGAGATTCATCAGGTGACGCAGCCGTGA
- a CDS encoding XapX domain-containing protein, translated as MKIYVLSLLAGVLVGVIYSLLHVRSPAPPLVALVGLLGILAGEQIVPVAKQMLSGTAFHTAWRDSKCNQHMFGALPGRNANQATQVASHSTENRS; from the coding sequence ATGAAAATCTATGTCCTGTCGTTGCTCGCCGGCGTGCTCGTCGGCGTGATCTACAGCCTGCTGCACGTGCGCTCGCCCGCACCGCCGCTCGTCGCGCTGGTCGGCCTGCTCGGCATCCTCGCCGGCGAGCAGATCGTGCCGGTCGCGAAGCAGATGCTGTCGGGCACCGCGTTCCACACGGCGTGGCGCGATTCGAAGTGCAATCAGCACATGTTCGGCGCATTGCCGGGCCGCAACGCGAACCAGGCCACCCAGGTTGCCAGCCATTCCACGGAGAACCGTTCATGA
- a CDS encoding amidohydrolase, which produces MNTSSAKSPDLILRNGRFTTLNPSRPTASAVAITDGVFSAVGDDHKVMALAAGRTEVVDLGGRAALPGLIDNHLHIIRGGLNFNMELRWDGVRSLATAMEMLKQQVAITPPPQWVRVVGGFTEHQFAEKRLPTLDELNAVAPDTPVFILHLYDRAMLNAAALRVVGYTKDTPEPPGGQIMRDGNGNPTGLLLAKPNAAILYATLAKGPKLPLEYQVNSTRHFMRELNRLGVTGAIDAGGGFQNYPEDYEVIQRLSDAKQLTIRLAYNLFTQKPKQEKDDFLNWTKTSRYKQGDDYFRHNGAGEMLAFSAADFEDFRQPRPDMAPEMESDLEDVVRILAQNRWPWRMHATYDETISRALDVFEKVNRDTPLAGLNWFFDHAETISERSMDRIAALGGGVAVQHRMAYQGEYFVERYGAKAGEATPPVARMLSKGLKVSAGTDATRVASYNPWVSLSWLVTGRTVGGLRLYPQANCLDRETALRMWTENVTWFSNEEGRKGRIEVGQLADLIVPDRDFFACAEADIADTTSLLTVVGGKVVYAAGPFADRDAPLPPAMPDWSPVRAFGGYAGWSAAGAEGRPLQQAAAQLCGCASACGVHGHAHARAWSSDVPASDLKSFWGALGCACWAV; this is translated from the coding sequence ATGAACACGTCAAGCGCGAAATCGCCCGATCTCATCCTCCGCAACGGGCGCTTCACGACCTTGAACCCGTCGCGCCCGACCGCGAGCGCGGTCGCGATCACCGACGGCGTCTTCTCGGCCGTCGGCGACGACCACAAAGTGATGGCACTCGCGGCGGGCCGCACGGAAGTCGTCGACCTCGGCGGCCGCGCGGCGCTGCCCGGCCTCATCGACAATCACCTGCACATCATTCGCGGCGGGCTCAACTTCAACATGGAGCTGCGCTGGGACGGCGTGCGCTCGCTCGCGACCGCGATGGAGATGCTCAAGCAGCAGGTGGCGATCACGCCGCCGCCGCAATGGGTGCGCGTCGTCGGCGGCTTCACCGAGCACCAGTTCGCCGAGAAGCGGCTGCCGACCCTCGACGAACTGAATGCGGTCGCGCCCGATACGCCGGTCTTCATCCTGCACCTGTACGACCGCGCGATGCTCAATGCCGCCGCGCTGCGCGTCGTCGGCTACACGAAGGACACGCCCGAGCCCCCGGGCGGCCAGATCATGCGGGACGGCAACGGCAATCCGACCGGCCTGCTGCTCGCGAAGCCGAACGCCGCGATCCTGTATGCGACCCTCGCGAAAGGCCCGAAGCTGCCGCTCGAGTACCAGGTCAACTCGACGCGCCACTTCATGCGCGAGCTGAACCGCCTCGGCGTGACCGGTGCGATCGATGCGGGCGGCGGCTTCCAGAATTATCCGGAGGACTACGAAGTCATCCAGCGGCTCTCCGACGCGAAGCAGCTGACGATCCGCCTCGCGTACAACCTGTTCACGCAGAAGCCCAAGCAGGAGAAGGACGATTTCCTGAACTGGACGAAGACGTCGCGCTACAAGCAGGGCGACGACTACTTCCGCCACAACGGCGCGGGCGAGATGCTCGCGTTCTCCGCCGCCGACTTCGAGGACTTCCGCCAGCCGCGCCCGGACATGGCGCCGGAGATGGAGTCCGACCTCGAGGACGTGGTGCGGATTCTCGCGCAGAACCGCTGGCCGTGGCGCATGCACGCGACCTACGACGAGACGATCAGCCGCGCGCTCGACGTGTTCGAGAAGGTGAACCGCGACACGCCGCTCGCGGGGCTCAACTGGTTCTTCGATCACGCAGAGACGATTTCGGAGCGCTCGATGGATCGCATCGCGGCGCTCGGCGGCGGCGTCGCGGTGCAGCACCGGATGGCGTACCAGGGCGAGTATTTCGTCGAGCGCTACGGCGCGAAGGCCGGCGAGGCGACGCCGCCCGTCGCGCGGATGCTGTCGAAGGGGCTGAAGGTGTCCGCGGGCACCGACGCGACGCGCGTCGCGAGCTACAACCCGTGGGTGTCGCTGTCGTGGCTCGTCACCGGGCGCACCGTCGGCGGCCTGCGCCTGTACCCGCAGGCGAACTGTCTCGACCGCGAAACGGCGCTGCGGATGTGGACCGAGAACGTCACGTGGTTCTCGAACGAGGAAGGCCGGAAAGGCCGCATCGAAGTCGGCCAGCTCGCCGACCTGATCGTGCCGGACCGCGACTTCTTCGCGTGCGCCGAAGCCGACATCGCCGACACGACGTCGCTGCTGACCGTGGTCGGCGGCAAGGTCGTCTATGCGGCGGGCCCGTTCGCCGATCGCGATGCGCCGCTGCCGCCCGCGATGCCCGACTGGTCACCCGTGCGCGCGTTCGGCGGCTATGCGGGCTGGAGCGCCGCAGGCGCGGAAGGCCGGCCGCTGCAGCAGGCCGCCGCGCAACTGTGCGGCTGCGCGAGCGCGTGCGGCGTGCACGGCCACGCGCATGCGCGCGCGTGGTCGAGCGACGTACCGGCCTCCGACCTGAAATCGTTCTGGGGCGCACTCGGCTGCGCGTGCTGGGCCGTTTGA
- a CDS encoding hydrolase, which yields MSNPKLEVLTPDNCQMIFIDQQPQMAFGVQSIDRQVLKNNVVALAKAAKTFDIPTIITTVETESFSGYTYPELLDVFPDHPLLERTSMNSWDDQKVRDALAKNGRKKVVVSGLWTEVCNNTFALCAMLEGGYEIYMVADASGGTSKEAHDYAMQRMIQAGVVPVTWQQVMLEWQRDWAHRGTYDAVMAIAKEHSGAYGIGVDYAYTMVHKAKQRTANAHEILAAVPANVK from the coding sequence ATGAGCAACCCGAAACTCGAAGTTCTCACCCCGGACAACTGCCAGATGATCTTCATCGATCAGCAGCCGCAGATGGCGTTCGGCGTTCAATCGATCGATCGGCAAGTGCTGAAGAACAACGTGGTCGCGCTGGCGAAGGCCGCGAAGACCTTCGACATCCCGACGATCATCACCACCGTCGAGACGGAGAGCTTCTCGGGCTACACGTATCCGGAGCTGCTCGACGTGTTCCCGGATCATCCGCTGCTCGAGCGGACCTCGATGAACTCGTGGGACGACCAGAAGGTGCGCGACGCGCTCGCGAAGAACGGCCGCAAGAAGGTGGTCGTGTCGGGCCTGTGGACCGAGGTGTGCAACAACACGTTCGCGCTGTGCGCGATGCTGGAAGGCGGCTACGAAATCTACATGGTGGCCGACGCGTCGGGCGGCACGTCGAAGGAAGCGCACGATTACGCGATGCAGCGCATGATCCAGGCCGGCGTCGTGCCGGTGACCTGGCAGCAGGTGATGCTCGAGTGGCAGCGCGACTGGGCGCACCGCGGCACGTATGACGCGGTGATGGCGATCGCGAAGGAGCATTCGGGCGCGTACGGCATCGGCGTCGACTACGCGTACACGATGGTGCACAAGGCGAAGCAGCGCACGGCGAACGCCCACGAGATTCTCGCGGCGGTTCCCGCGAACGTGAAGTGA